In one Mucilaginibacter ginsenosidivorax genomic region, the following are encoded:
- a CDS encoding response regulator, with product MAKKILVIEDDKDIRDTIVYVLEEEGYEVVASDNARILKKLLEISPDLILLDNWLTDWKSDASGQEISKGLKSDPTTSHIPVVMISAVNNIEEITKAGSANGYLKKPFDLTELTGIVKKYLE from the coding sequence ATGGCTAAGAAAATTTTAGTGATCGAAGATGATAAAGACATCAGGGATACTATAGTGTACGTTCTGGAAGAAGAGGGCTACGAGGTTGTAGCCTCGGACAATGCCCGGATATTAAAAAAACTTTTAGAAATAAGCCCTGACCTTATCCTGTTGGATAACTGGCTCACCGACTGGAAAAGTGATGCCAGCGGCCAGGAAATAAGCAAAGGACTTAAAAGCGACCCAACCACAAGTCATATACCGGTTGTCATGATATCGGCTGTAAACAACATTGAAGAAATTACCAAGGCCGGAAGCGCCAACGGTTATTTGAAAAAACCATTCGATTTAACCGAGTTAACCGGAATAGTGAAAAAGTATCTGGAATAA
- a CDS encoding thymidine kinase, whose amino-acid sequence MVYHEDVFRRKSESGGSIELVCGSMFSGKTEELIRRLNRARIAKLKVEIFSPKSDTRYSEDAIVSHNANRFSSTPVDSASAILLLTNDAHVIGVDEAQFFDDQLPEVCTILANRGIRVIVAGLDMDFKGRPFGPMPAIMAIAESVTKLHAVCVQCGNPAMYSYRLVPDDARILLGEKESYEPRCRICYNS is encoded by the coding sequence ATGGTTTACCACGAAGATGTTTTCAGGCGTAAAAGTGAATCGGGTGGCAGTATCGAACTGGTATGCGGATCTATGTTTTCGGGTAAAACCGAAGAACTTATCCGCAGGTTAAACCGTGCACGTATAGCTAAACTAAAAGTAGAGATATTTAGCCCTAAATCAGATACACGTTACAGCGAGGATGCCATTGTTTCGCACAATGCCAACAGGTTTAGCTCAACACCGGTTGATAGCGCATCGGCTATATTATTGCTCACCAATGATGCCCACGTGATAGGGGTAGATGAAGCCCAGTTTTTTGATGATCAGCTTCCGGAAGTATGTACTATACTGGCTAACCGGGGTATTCGTGTAATAGTTGCCGGGTTAGATATGGATTTTAAAGGCCGCCCTTTTGGGCCTATGCCAGCCATTATGGCCATTGCCGAATCGGTTACCAAGCTGCATGCCGTTTGCGTGCAATGCGGAAACCCTGCTATGTACTCGTATCGCCTTGTACCCGATGACGCCCGCATCCTTTTGGGCGAGAAAGAAAGCTACGAACCCCGTTGCCGCATTTGCTATAATAGTTAA
- a CDS encoding family 20 glycosylhydrolase has protein sequence MRKIFVLVLFAAFFMSTAFKTTDGVKFNAADLRISWEVIDNNYQNKNEALTALVITNSGKNVLPAGGWKFYFNSGRGFTENAVSGNAKINQVNGDLYSITPTAGFKDLKPGESARIEYVNDDPVVNVTDAPEGIYMVWDEQPEKGYSIGSFDIKPYKPSYAGLVTPEIVYDRNKTVTDIPADQLPKILPTPVSYTETGGTFTIDGKTPVVADGAFAKEAAYLANSFSKILGRPLTVSSDAAGTGIALKKVDGIAPEGYELKVSGQGVVINASTAAGAFYGIQSLTNLVSPAAWVKAEKSIKITCVDVKDAPRFAHRAVMLDVARNFQTQQQVIKLIEAMSLYKLNVLHLHLTDDEGWRIEIPSLPELTSVASKRGHTLDSKTHLPASHGSGPDVNNPYGSGFYTKAEYIEILKYATDRHIIVIPEIETPGHARASIKAMDARYDRLVAEGKKDEAAKYLLRDLDDKSEYRSVQYWNDNVINVSLPSTYTFVERVVDDLIAIYKEAGAPLPGIHFGGDEVPPHVWEKSPAYLALKASHPEIQNTGDLWYYFYGRVNQILKAKGIHLAGWEEMALRKTKIDGNDTYVPNPDFTGEHLQADVWNNVLGGGQEDLAYKLANGGYKVVLTCVTNLYFDMANYKSFDEPGYYWGAFLGIDKFYSFIPYDYFKNADVDRNGAPINQNIFLGKQRLTDYGKSNIIGLQGALWAETVKGPERMDYMIFPRLFGLAERAWAADPAWATEKDPIKAKQEYDLAWSTFLNVLGKRELPRLSYYSGGYNYRVPKPGISLQDGKYASNIEFPGLTIRYTTNGKDPDANSKIYTAPVDYKGGEIKFRAFDPKGRGGNIATGGEAAEGKKQGSTL, from the coding sequence ATGCGTAAAATCTTTGTCCTGGTGCTGTTTGCAGCATTTTTTATGAGTACAGCCTTCAAAACTACCGATGGTGTAAAATTTAATGCCGCCGACCTGCGCATCAGCTGGGAGGTGATAGATAACAATTATCAGAATAAAAATGAAGCGTTAACCGCATTGGTGATCACTAATAGTGGTAAAAATGTTTTGCCGGCTGGCGGATGGAAGTTTTATTTTAATTCGGGCCGTGGTTTTACCGAGAACGCGGTAAGCGGCAATGCCAAAATAAACCAGGTTAACGGAGATTTATACAGTATTACACCAACCGCCGGCTTTAAAGATTTAAAACCAGGCGAATCGGCCCGGATAGAATATGTAAATGATGACCCTGTAGTAAACGTTACCGATGCTCCCGAAGGTATATATATGGTTTGGGATGAGCAGCCCGAAAAAGGCTATAGCATTGGCTCTTTTGATATTAAACCATATAAACCAAGCTACGCGGGCCTGGTTACTCCAGAAATTGTTTACGACAGGAATAAAACGGTTACCGATATCCCCGCCGATCAGTTACCTAAAATACTGCCTACACCGGTAAGCTATACGGAAACCGGTGGTACGTTCACCATCGACGGAAAAACACCGGTTGTTGCCGATGGAGCCTTTGCCAAAGAAGCAGCTTACCTGGCCAACAGCTTTAGTAAAATATTGGGCAGGCCTTTAACTGTTTCGTCAGACGCAGCGGGCACAGGTATCGCATTAAAAAAAGTTGACGGTATTGCCCCCGAAGGATATGAACTTAAGGTAAGTGGCCAAGGTGTTGTCATTAACGCGTCGACAGCTGCCGGTGCTTTTTATGGTATTCAATCGTTAACAAACCTGGTTTCGCCCGCTGCATGGGTTAAAGCCGAAAAAAGTATTAAAATTACTTGTGTGGATGTAAAGGATGCTCCCCGTTTTGCCCATCGCGCCGTAATGCTGGATGTGGCCCGTAATTTTCAAACACAGCAACAGGTTATTAAACTGATTGAGGCCATGAGCCTTTATAAGCTAAATGTTTTGCACCTGCACTTAACGGATGATGAAGGCTGGCGAATTGAAATTCCATCATTACCCGAGCTTACTTCGGTTGCTTCAAAACGTGGCCATACGCTGGATAGCAAAACTCACCTGCCTGCATCCCATGGTTCGGGGCCTGATGTAAATAATCCTTATGGCTCCGGTTTTTACACTAAAGCCGAGTACATCGAAATACTAAAATACGCTACCGACAGGCACATCATTGTAATCCCCGAGATTGAAACACCGGGCCATGCCCGTGCATCTATCAAAGCCATGGATGCCCGTTATGACCGCCTGGTGGCCGAAGGTAAAAAAGACGAAGCCGCTAAATATTTACTGCGCGATTTGGACGATAAATCTGAATACAGGTCTGTACAATATTGGAATGATAATGTAATTAACGTGTCGTTGCCATCAACTTATACTTTTGTGGAAAGGGTTGTTGATGATTTGATCGCCATTTACAAAGAAGCCGGTGCGCCATTGCCTGGTATTCATTTTGGCGGTGATGAAGTGCCGCCCCACGTTTGGGAAAAATCGCCGGCCTACCTGGCTTTAAAGGCCAGCCATCCTGAAATTCAAAACACAGGCGATTTATGGTATTATTTTTACGGCCGGGTAAACCAGATACTAAAAGCCAAAGGAATTCACCTGGCGGGATGGGAAGAAATGGCCCTGCGTAAAACAAAGATAGACGGTAACGACACCTATGTGCCCAATCCCGATTTTACTGGCGAGCACCTTCAGGCCGATGTATGGAACAACGTTTTAGGCGGCGGGCAGGAAGACCTGGCCTACAAACTGGCCAATGGCGGCTACAAAGTAGTGCTTACCTGTGTTACCAACTTGTACTTTGATATGGCCAACTACAAATCATTTGATGAGCCAGGCTACTATTGGGGCGCGTTTTTGGGTATCGATAAATTTTACTCCTTTATCCCGTATGATTATTTCAAAAATGCCGACGTTGATAGGAATGGTGCGCCCATAAATCAAAATATATTTTTAGGCAAGCAACGCCTTACCGATTATGGCAAATCCAACATCATTGGCTTACAGGGCGCACTATGGGCCGAAACAGTTAAAGGACCCGAGCGTATGGATTACATGATATTCCCCCGCCTGTTTGGGCTGGCCGAGCGAGCCTGGGCGGCAGACCCGGCCTGGGCTACCGAAAAAGACCCCATAAAGGCAAAACAAGAGTACGATTTAGCGTGGTCGACATTTTTGAATGTATTGGGTAAACGGGAGTTACCTCGTTTGAGTTATTATAGTGGTGGCTATAATTACCGTGTACCCAAGCCAGGCATCAGCTTGCAGGATGGTAAGTACGCCAGCAATATCGAATTCCCGGGCCTAACCATCCGTTACACCACCAACGGTAAAGACCCTGATGCTAACAGCAAAATATATACCGCACCGGTTGATTATAAAGGAGGCGAAATTAAATTCCGCGCCTTTGACCCAAAAGGCAGGGGAGGTAACATAGCAACAGGCGGCGAAGCCGCCGAAGGAAAGAAACAGGGATCAACATTGTAA